The following are encoded in a window of Dehalococcoidia bacterium genomic DNA:
- a CDS encoding isochorismatase family protein, with protein MPDYDSTTALLVVDMQNDFADPRGSLYVRGGETIVPVVNAEIERARAAGALVVYSRDWHPPSTPHFQKDGGVWPVHCVGDTWGAAFHPDLKVVEGAEVIHKGTGGEDGYSVFSVRDPRSGEHYPTRLESLLRDAGIQKVVIVGLATDYCVKETALDARRLGFDVTVLREAVAAVDLQPGDGERALEAAAAAGARIE; from the coding sequence ATGCCTGACTACGACTCCACGACAGCGCTGCTCGTCGTAGACATGCAGAACGACTTCGCCGACCCTCGCGGCTCGCTGTACGTGCGCGGCGGCGAAACCATCGTGCCCGTCGTGAATGCGGAGATCGAACGCGCACGGGCCGCCGGCGCCCTCGTGGTCTATTCGCGAGACTGGCATCCGCCCTCGACGCCGCACTTCCAGAAGGACGGCGGCGTCTGGCCCGTGCACTGCGTGGGCGACACGTGGGGCGCCGCCTTCCACCCTGACCTCAAGGTCGTGGAAGGCGCCGAGGTCATCCACAAGGGGACAGGCGGCGAGGACGGCTACTCCGTGTTCAGCGTGCGAGATCCTCGCTCCGGCGAGCACTACCCGACGCGCCTGGAGTCGTTGCTGCGCGACGCCGGCATCCAGAAGGTCGTCATCGTCGGCCTGGCGACCGACTACTGCGTGAAGGAGACCGCCCTGGACGCGCGCCGCCTCGGCTTCGACGTCACCGTGCTCCGCGAGGCGGTCGCCGCCGTCGACCTGCAACCCGGAGACGGGGAACGCGCGCTCGAGGCTGCCGCGGCTGCCGGCGCGCGGATCGAGTAG